One Thermus sp. CCB_US3_UF1 DNA window includes the following coding sequences:
- a CDS encoding cobyric acid synthase yields the protein MGRARALAVWGTGSGVGKSFLAAALLRHFRRLGLKAAPFKAQNMSNHARVVAGGEMASAQWLQALAAGAEPDPRMNPILVKPFGEGGSQVVVLGRVDPRLSHLPWKERKAHLLAPVREALEGLLGEYDLLVLEGAGSPVERNLWPDLPNLQVAVWAGARALLVADVDQGGSLAAFFGTWALLGEHRERLLGFVFNKFRGDLSLLEPAYALLEGWTGVPVLGTLPLLPLELPEEDGFRHRPKEGEGPKVALLRYPHAANLDEFWALGELVRLVHARTPEEAEGADLLILPGSRLPARDLPWLRAFLPLLRRHLEAGRPVLAVCGGAEMLSEALVDEEGVEAQGVFPGLGLLPFRVRMEREKTVRRTRVRFGGLQGFWGRLNGLEATGYEIHHGQGLPLLHQEGPLLATWLHGLLEDPGVQRALFGREARGLEEALEGAADALEAHLDLPALHRALGLVGGVHPAPRPQAPDPPPAPGLVLFLGGARSGKSRQAQRLAGPFATLIATAEARDGEMAERIARHRAERPPTWETLEEPLDLVGALARAQHPVVVVDCLTLWVSNLLERGLDPLAEAGRFLKAAQESGKRVILVSNEVGMGIVPANPLARRYRDLLGEVNRLAAEAAQEAYLLVAGRLLPL from the coding sequence TTGGGAAGGGCTAGGGCCCTGGCCGTCTGGGGCACGGGGAGCGGGGTGGGCAAAAGCTTCCTCGCCGCGGCCCTCCTCCGCCACTTCCGCCGCCTGGGCCTAAAGGCCGCCCCCTTCAAGGCCCAGAACATGTCCAACCACGCCCGGGTGGTGGCCGGGGGGGAGATGGCCAGCGCCCAGTGGCTCCAGGCCCTGGCCGCCGGGGCTGAGCCGGACCCGCGGATGAACCCCATCCTGGTGAAGCCCTTCGGGGAAGGGGGAAGCCAGGTGGTGGTCCTAGGCCGGGTGGACCCCAGGCTTTCCCACTTGCCCTGGAAGGAGCGGAAGGCCCACCTCCTGGCCCCGGTGCGGGAGGCCCTGGAGGGGCTTCTTGGGGAGTACGACCTCCTGGTCCTGGAGGGGGCGGGAAGCCCGGTGGAGCGGAACCTCTGGCCGGACCTGCCCAACCTCCAGGTGGCCGTCTGGGCCGGGGCCCGGGCCCTCCTGGTGGCGGACGTGGACCAGGGGGGTTCCCTGGCCGCCTTCTTCGGCACCTGGGCCCTTCTGGGGGAGCACCGGGAGCGGCTTTTGGGCTTCGTCTTCAACAAGTTCCGGGGGGACCTGAGCCTTTTGGAGCCGGCGTATGCCCTCCTGGAGGGGTGGACGGGGGTGCCCGTCCTGGGCACCTTGCCCCTCCTGCCCCTGGAGCTTCCCGAGGAGGACGGCTTCCGCCACCGGCCCAAGGAGGGGGAGGGTCCCAAGGTGGCCCTCCTCCGCTACCCCCACGCGGCCAACCTGGACGAGTTCTGGGCCCTGGGGGAGCTGGTCCGCCTGGTCCACGCCCGCACCCCCGAGGAGGCCGAGGGGGCGGACCTCCTCATCCTCCCGGGAAGCCGCCTTCCCGCCCGCGACCTCCCCTGGCTTAGGGCCTTCCTCCCCCTCCTCCGGCGCCACCTGGAGGCGGGAAGGCCGGTCCTGGCGGTGTGCGGCGGGGCGGAGATGCTCTCGGAGGCCCTGGTGGACGAGGAGGGGGTGGAGGCGCAAGGGGTCTTCCCCGGGCTTGGCCTCCTCCCCTTCCGGGTGCGCATGGAGCGGGAGAAGACGGTGCGCCGGACCCGGGTGCGCTTTGGGGGGCTCCAGGGCTTCTGGGGGCGGCTCAACGGCCTCGAGGCCACGGGGTACGAGATCCACCACGGCCAGGGCCTCCCCCTCCTCCACCAGGAAGGCCCCCTCCTGGCCACCTGGCTCCACGGCCTCCTGGAGGACCCCGGGGTGCAGCGGGCCCTCTTCGGCCGGGAGGCCAGGGGGCTGGAGGAGGCCCTGGAGGGGGCCGCGGACGCCCTGGAGGCCCACCTGGACCTCCCCGCCCTCCACCGGGCCCTGGGGCTTGTGGGAGGGGTCCACCCCGCCCCCAGGCCCCAGGCCCCAGACCCCCCGCCCGCCCCCGGCCTGGTCCTCTTCCTGGGTGGGGCAAGGAGCGGCAAGAGCCGCCAGGCCCAGCGCCTGGCCGGGCCCTTCGCCACCCTCATCGCCACCGCCGAGGCCCGGGACGGGGAGATGGCGGAGCGCATCGCCCGCCACCGGGCGGAGCGCCCCCCCACCTGGGAAACCCTGGAGGAGCCCCTGGACCTGGTGGGGGCCCTGGCCCGGGCCCAGCACCCCGTGGTGGTGGTGGACTGCCTGACCCTCTGGGTGTCCAACCTCCTGGAGCGGGGCCTGGACCCCCTGGCGGAGGCGGGGCGCTTCCTGAAGGCAGCCCAGGAAAGTGGCAAGCGGGTGATCCTGGTGAGCAACGAGGTGGGCATGGGCATCGTCCCCGCCAACCCCCTGGCCCGCCGCTACCGCGACCTCCTGGGCGAGGTGAACCGCTTGGCGGCGGAGGCGGCCCAGGAGGCCTACCTTCTGGTGGCCGGGCGCCTTCTCCCCCTGTAG
- a CDS encoding HEPN domain-containing protein, translated as MSAEKRREEGLRWLAQAQDDWEAGEALLGAGKFAQAAFLAQQAGEKALKALWIALGLDPWGHSLARLIRDLPEGMGGALQPLLPQALALDKLYIPTRYPDALPGLTPKEAYTQEEAQKALMDAQAILKAVEVALGKG; from the coding sequence ATGAGCGCGGAAAAGCGGCGTGAAGAGGGCCTGAGATGGCTCGCCCAGGCCCAGGACGACTGGGAGGCGGGGGAGGCCCTCCTCGGGGCGGGGAAATTCGCCCAGGCGGCCTTCCTGGCCCAGCAGGCGGGGGAGAAGGCCCTCAAGGCCCTCTGGATTGCCCTTGGCCTGGACCCTTGGGGGCACAGTCTGGCCCGGCTGATCCGGGACCTGCCCGAGGGGATGGGCGGGGCCCTCCAGCCCCTCCTTCCCCAGGCCCTGGCCCTGGACAAGCTCTACATCCCCACCCGCTACCCCGACGCCCTGCCGGGCCTCACCCCCAAGGAGGCCTACACCCAGGAGGAGGCCCAAAAGGCCCTTATGGACGCCCAGGCCATCCTGAAGGCCGTGGAGGTGGCCCTTGGGAAGGGCTAG
- a CDS encoding nucleotidyltransferase domain-containing protein codes for MEADLEAYLAQATERLREALDLEALYLFGSHARGTADRRSDLDLLVVARTPLPPLARLELVLQLLADAPLPVEALVLTPEELAERRELPFLKGVLREAKPLYERGKAA; via the coding sequence ATGGAGGCCGACCTGGAAGCCTACCTGGCCCAGGCCACGGAGCGGCTCAGGGAAGCCCTGGACCTGGAGGCCCTCTACCTCTTCGGCTCCCACGCCCGGGGTACCGCGGACCGGAGGTCGGACCTGGACCTCCTGGTGGTGGCCCGCACCCCCCTCCCGCCCCTGGCCCGCCTGGAGCTGGTCCTCCAGCTCTTGGCCGACGCCCCCCTGCCCGTGGAGGCCCTGGTCCTGACCCCCGAGGAACTGGCCGAAAGGAGAGAGCTCCCCTTCCTCAAGGGGGTGTTGCGGGAGGCCAAGCCCCTCTATGAGCGCGGAAAAGCGGCGTGA
- a CDS encoding nucleotidyltransferase domain-containing protein yields the protein MRRKSMPSVQVFYPPWNRETLLERLRKGLEALAQEVPLEAAYLFGSWARGRAVAGSDVDLLLLYRGPRREDLHRLARRAFPGLPLELHAYTLEEAQALGPVLARMLQGAVPLMG from the coding sequence ATGCGGAGGAAATCCATGCCTTCTGTGCAGGTCTTCTATCCTCCCTGGAACAGGGAAACCCTCCTGGAACGCCTTAGGAAGGGCCTCGAGGCCCTGGCCCAGGAGGTGCCCCTGGAGGCCGCCTACCTCTTTGGCTCCTGGGCCAGGGGGCGGGCCGTGGCGGGAAGCGACGTGGACCTCCTCCTCCTCTACCGGGGCCCCCGCCGGGAGGACCTGCACCGCCTGGCCCGGCGGGCCTTTCCCGGCCTCCCCCTGGAGCTCCACGCCTACACCCTGGAGGAGGCCCAGGCCCTGGGGCCCGTCCTCGCCCGGATGCTCCAGGGGGCCGTGCCCCTGATGGGCTAA
- the cbiB gene encoding adenosylcobinamide-phosphate synthase CbiB, with translation MSLLLALLLDALLGEPPARGHPVVLMGRYLAWAWPRVRGFWSGALYWGLGALLFTLPALLLDLLLRPLGLGWLLLGLLLKPLFSLRMLLLEVLEVERALGKGLEAGRRQVARLVSRPTGGLSEEEVREAALESLAENLSDSLLAPLLYYALLGLAGAALYRYANTADAMWGYPEHGERGAFAARADDLLNLLPARLAGFLLCPPRLWPRLLQEARKTPSPNAGFPMGAMALRLGVRLRKPGVYALNPTAPSPTPAHLRRGVWLAGAWGYGLGLALGILLEVVG, from the coding sequence GTGAGCCTCCTTTTGGCCCTCCTTCTGGACGCCCTCTTGGGGGAGCCCCCGGCCCGGGGGCACCCCGTGGTCCTCATGGGGCGGTACCTGGCCTGGGCCTGGCCCCGGGTGCGGGGGTTTTGGTCCGGGGCCCTCTACTGGGGCCTGGGGGCCCTCCTCTTCACCCTTCCAGCCCTCCTCCTGGACCTCCTCCTGAGGCCCCTGGGCCTGGGCTGGCTCCTCCTCGGCCTCCTCCTCAAGCCCCTCTTCAGCCTGAGGATGCTCCTCCTCGAGGTCCTCGAGGTGGAAAGGGCCCTGGGGAAGGGGCTGGAGGCGGGCCGTAGGCAGGTGGCCCGCCTGGTGAGCCGCCCTACGGGCGGGCTCAGCGAGGAGGAGGTGCGGGAAGCGGCCCTGGAGAGCCTGGCGGAAAACCTCTCCGATAGCCTCCTCGCCCCCCTCCTCTACTACGCCCTCTTGGGCCTGGCGGGGGCTGCCCTCTACCGCTACGCCAACACCGCCGACGCCATGTGGGGCTACCCCGAGCACGGGGAGAGGGGGGCCTTCGCCGCCCGGGCGGACGACCTCTTGAACCTCCTCCCCGCCCGGCTTGCGGGCTTCCTCCTATGCCCCCCAAGGCTATGGCCCAGGCTCCTCCAGGAGGCCCGGAAAACCCCCTCCCCCAACGCCGGCTTCCCCATGGGGGCCATGGCCCTCCGCCTGGGGGTGCGCCTGCGCAAGCCGGGGGTCTACGCCCTGAACCCCACCGCCCCCTCCCCCACCCCCGCCCACCTGCGCCGGGGGGTATGGCTGGCGGGAGCCTGGGGCTACGGGCTCGGGCTAGCCCTGGGAATCCTCCTGGAGGTGGTAGGCTGA
- a CDS encoding histidine phosphatase family protein has product MELWLVRHGETLWNREGRLLGWTDLPLTPLGEAQARALQGLLPPLPAYSSDLSRALRTALLAGFSPTPTPSLREIHFGSLEGALWDALDPGLKEAMLRFQGFHPPEGESLDRFQERVLAFLGGLRAPAVLFTHGGVIRAALRALGEDGLIPLGSAVVLEWPKRVLDRILPSP; this is encoded by the coding sequence ATGGAACTCTGGCTGGTGCGCCACGGGGAGACCCTGTGGAACCGGGAGGGGAGGCTTTTGGGCTGGACCGACCTCCCCCTCACCCCCCTGGGGGAGGCCCAGGCCAGGGCCCTCCAGGGGCTTCTTCCCCCCCTTCCCGCCTACAGCTCCGACCTCTCCCGGGCCCTGAGGACGGCCCTCCTGGCGGGCTTCTCCCCCACCCCCACCCCCTCCCTGCGGGAGATCCACTTCGGCTCCCTGGAGGGGGCCCTCTGGGACGCCCTGGACCCCGGCCTCAAGGAGGCCATGCTCCGCTTCCAGGGGTTCCACCCCCCCGAGGGGGAGAGCCTGGACCGGTTCCAGGAGCGGGTCCTGGCCTTCCTGGGGGGCCTTAGGGCCCCCGCGGTCCTCTTCACCCACGGCGGGGTGATCCGGGCCGCCCTCAGGGCCCTGGGGGAGGATGGCCTCATCCCCTTAGGGAGCGCCGTGGTCCTGGAGTGGCCCAAGAGGGTCTTGGACCGGATCCTCCCTAGCCCGTGA
- the cobT gene encoding nicotinate-nucleotide--dimethylbenzimidazole phosphoribosyltransferase, translated as MEGIREAAQRRMERLTKPPRSLGRLEEVALRLAAIQGRVRPELGPGGVVVAAADHGVAEEGVSAYPQEVTRQMVLNFLRGGAAINQFAQVAGCEVYVLDVGVKGELPDHPRLLKAKVREGSRNLAREAALTLEEAERALEAGREAARRAIAEGATLLAAGDMGIGNTTTAAALTAALLGLPPEAVVGRGTGVGEEGLRRKREAVARALGRLGPGMGPLEVAAQVGGLELLAIAGVYLEGYARGLPLVLDGFPVTSGALLAWRLAPGIRDHLFAGHLSREPGHRHALEALDLKPLLDLDLALGEGTGAVLAMPLLRAAARILHMATFEEAGVSDRL; from the coding sequence ATGGAGGGGATCAGGGAAGCGGCCCAAAGGCGCATGGAGCGCCTCACCAAGCCGCCCCGCTCCTTGGGGCGGCTGGAGGAGGTGGCCTTAAGGCTTGCCGCCATCCAGGGCCGGGTGAGGCCCGAGCTCGGTCCGGGGGGGGTGGTGGTGGCGGCCGCGGACCACGGGGTGGCGGAGGAGGGGGTTTCCGCCTATCCCCAGGAGGTCACCCGGCAGATGGTCCTGAACTTCCTCCGGGGCGGGGCGGCCATCAACCAGTTCGCCCAGGTGGCGGGGTGCGAGGTCTACGTCCTGGACGTGGGGGTCAAGGGGGAGCTTCCCGACCACCCCAGGCTCCTCAAGGCCAAGGTGCGGGAGGGAAGCCGCAACCTGGCCCGGGAGGCGGCCTTGACCCTGGAGGAGGCGGAAAGGGCCCTCGAGGCCGGGCGGGAGGCGGCCCGGAGGGCCATCGCCGAAGGGGCCACCCTCCTGGCCGCGGGGGACATGGGCATCGGCAACACCACCACCGCCGCCGCCCTCACCGCAGCCCTCCTGGGCCTCCCCCCGGAGGCGGTGGTGGGCCGGGGGACCGGGGTGGGGGAGGAAGGCCTAAGGCGGAAGCGGGAGGCCGTGGCCCGGGCCCTAGGGCGGCTGGGGCCGGGGATGGGGCCCCTGGAGGTGGCCGCCCAGGTGGGGGGGCTGGAGCTCCTCGCCATCGCCGGGGTCTACCTGGAGGGGTACGCCCGGGGGCTTCCCCTGGTCCTGGACGGCTTTCCCGTGACGAGCGGGGCCCTTTTGGCCTGGCGGCTTGCCCCCGGGATCCGGGACCACCTCTTTGCCGGCCACCTCTCCCGGGAGCCCGGGCACCGGCACGCCCTCGAGGCCCTGGACCTAAAGCCCCTCCTGGACCTGGACCTGGCCCTGGGGGAGGGGACGGGGGCGGTCCTGGCCATGCCCCTCCTGCGGGCCGCGGCCCGCATCCTGCACATGGCCACCTTTGAGGAGGCCGGGGTTTCCGACCGGCTCTAG
- a CDS encoding adenosylcobinamide-GDP ribazoletransferase gives MLLAFRLALALLTLLPVAPHGAKEEDFRRSTAFFPLVGYLLGLPLALLAPLPLPEGLWGALALGLLLGLTGFLHLDGLLDAADALLGTRTREERLRILKDPHLGAFAFGVGGVYLLFLWQALALVRDPLFLLLFPGFARFLPLPLLHRYPLLGPGMAGLIRGGPLLLPALLALPFPLLYPLPALLALLAAWGVARLALLRLGGLNGDVLGAGIALAELSALLSYALWRSLSG, from the coding sequence GTGCTCCTCGCCTTTCGCCTGGCCCTGGCCCTCCTCACCCTCCTGCCCGTGGCCCCCCACGGGGCCAAGGAGGAGGACTTCCGCCGGAGCACGGCCTTCTTCCCCCTGGTGGGCTACCTCCTGGGCCTGCCCCTGGCCCTCTTGGCCCCCCTCCCCCTGCCCGAGGGCCTCTGGGGGGCCCTGGCCCTGGGCCTCCTCCTGGGCCTCACGGGCTTTCTCCACCTGGATGGCCTCCTGGACGCGGCAGACGCCCTCCTCGGGACCAGGACCCGGGAGGAGCGGCTCCGCATCCTCAAGGACCCTCACCTGGGGGCCTTTGCCTTCGGGGTGGGCGGGGTCTACCTCCTCTTCCTCTGGCAGGCCCTGGCCCTGGTGAGGGACCCCCTTTTCCTCCTCCTCTTCCCCGGCTTCGCCCGCTTCCTCCCCCTGCCCCTCCTCCACCGCTACCCCCTCCTGGGCCCGGGGATGGCGGGCCTCATCCGCGGGGGGCCCCTCCTCCTTCCTGCCCTCCTCGCCCTGCCCTTCCCCCTCCTCTACCCCCTGCCCGCCCTCCTGGCCCTCCTCGCCGCCTGGGGGGTGGCCCGCCTGGCCCTCCTACGCCTGGGGGGGCTCAACGGGGACGTGCTGGGGGCGGGCATCGCCCTTGCGGAGCTTTCCGCCCTCTTAAGCTATGCCCTATGGAGGAGCCTAAGCGGGTGA
- the cobO gene encoding cob(I)yrinic acid a,c-diamide adenosyltransferase has protein sequence MEEPKRVKPYRKPEGERRGLLLVYTGEGKGKSTAAFGLALRAHGRGLRVRIFQFLKHQGARFGEHRAFALLGVPVEGLGDGFTWRSRDLEATAGLAREGWARAKGVLLSGEADLVVLDEATYPLRYGWIPLEEFLEALKARPRHVHLVVTGRGAPEALVALADTVTEMRKVKHAFDQGVPAQRGMEH, from the coding sequence ATGGAGGAGCCTAAGCGGGTGAAGCCCTACCGGAAGCCGGAGGGGGAGAGGCGGGGCCTCCTTTTGGTCTACACGGGGGAGGGGAAGGGGAAGAGCACCGCGGCCTTCGGCCTGGCCCTGCGGGCCCACGGGCGGGGCCTTAGGGTGCGCATCTTCCAGTTCCTGAAGCACCAGGGGGCGCGGTTTGGGGAACACCGGGCCTTTGCCCTCTTGGGGGTGCCGGTGGAGGGGCTGGGGGACGGGTTTACCTGGAGGAGCCGGGACCTGGAGGCCACGGCGGGGCTGGCCCGGGAGGGGTGGGCCCGGGCCAAGGGGGTTCTCCTTTCGGGGGAGGCGGACCTGGTGGTCCTGGACGAGGCTACCTACCCCTTGCGCTACGGCTGGATTCCCCTAGAGGAGTTCCTGGAGGCCCTGAAGGCCCGCCCCCGGCACGTGCACCTGGTGGTGACGGGGCGTGGGGCGCCGGAGGCCCTGGTGGCCCTGGCGGACACGGTGACGGAGATGCGCAAGGTGAAGCACGCCTTTGACCAGGGGGTGCCGGCCCAGCGGGGGATGGAGCACTGA
- a CDS encoding DUF4900 domain-containing protein produces MSRKGIALVIALATLVVVSGIGTLLFVRTLGEIRHSGQDQGIVQTLMLARGAANVGGTFLSTTGRDRLNTIVRNTASNTACWAYGGNANCQSGQTPDPVAVAQALGTVASQLQSQVDGSLCPNGTPRNLAPSGLNANVTLRLHFTATACGQGLPPGTQLPAGRFVDGSPRTAGASNTAQTYALPFVMVAQAEMGPYRRNVVLQGEYRFTVGRASFARWALFTHIHTLPDGTDVWFTERTLFDGPVHTNSHLRLYRRPWFGGEVTSAGCTNPGDSSCSGQTRAGAYFYGVNGGNLVLATNMQPSASAPSYTNTFGTHAPEFTAGVDWNAPFIPLPQNNQDQRSAAQSGGLYFQRTITNLRLERKCIENLTGLEVTCALPLPVGVSKFQYITVTYCANNNCNQTATEIYRYGPDLKLYQRVTQGNTTTWQPVRRNNNDVYFNGVIFSDGEIQNLSGPSRTNANDPNTAGPALAEFAQITVAANNTIQITGDLKYENPPCSGTPTRNPNGTVNPASCDNLSAENVLGIFSQNGDVLIDQGAPRDLHIHGTLMSARGVVQVENYNSIANKGNVYLIGGIIERFYGAFGTFNPQTGQNNTGYGRAFTYDRRFLQGLAPPFFPTTGVDQVMGVSVFSYGQREQVY; encoded by the coding sequence ATGAGCAGAAAGGGCATTGCACTGGTAATCGCCTTGGCCACCCTGGTGGTGGTTTCGGGCATCGGCACCCTCCTCTTCGTGCGCACCCTGGGGGAGATCCGGCACAGCGGCCAGGACCAGGGCATCGTGCAAACCTTGATGCTGGCCCGTGGCGCCGCCAACGTAGGGGGTACTTTCCTGAGCACCACGGGCCGCGACCGCCTGAACACCATCGTTCGCAACACGGCCAGCAACACCGCGTGCTGGGCTTATGGCGGCAACGCCAACTGCCAGTCAGGGCAGACTCCTGACCCCGTGGCCGTAGCCCAAGCCCTGGGGACCGTGGCCTCCCAGCTCCAGAGCCAAGTGGATGGGTCCCTCTGCCCTAACGGTACCCCAAGGAACCTGGCCCCAAGCGGACTGAACGCCAACGTAACCCTCCGGCTCCACTTCACCGCCACCGCCTGCGGGCAGGGACTTCCACCTGGGACCCAGCTACCCGCAGGTCGCTTTGTGGACGGCAGTCCGAGAACCGCAGGGGCTTCCAACACCGCACAGACCTACGCTTTGCCCTTCGTGATGGTAGCCCAGGCCGAGATGGGCCCCTACCGCCGCAACGTGGTCCTGCAAGGGGAGTATCGGTTTACCGTGGGCCGGGCCAGCTTTGCCCGCTGGGCTCTTTTCACCCACATCCACACCCTTCCTGACGGTACGGATGTGTGGTTCACCGAGCGAACCCTGTTCGACGGCCCCGTGCACACCAATAGCCACCTGCGCCTCTACCGCAGGCCCTGGTTCGGGGGCGAGGTGACCAGTGCGGGCTGTACCAACCCGGGAGACTCCTCCTGTTCGGGTCAAACCCGGGCGGGAGCCTACTTCTATGGGGTCAACGGGGGCAACCTGGTGCTGGCCACCAACATGCAGCCCAGCGCCAGTGCGCCTTCTTACACCAACACCTTCGGTACCCACGCCCCAGAATTTACCGCCGGGGTAGACTGGAATGCCCCTTTCATCCCTTTGCCCCAGAACAACCAGGATCAACGCAGCGCAGCCCAAAGCGGAGGCCTTTACTTCCAGCGGACCATTACTAACCTGCGCCTGGAGCGTAAGTGCATCGAAAACCTCACAGGTCTTGAGGTAACGTGCGCGCTCCCTCTGCCCGTGGGCGTGAGCAAGTTCCAGTACATTACCGTCACGTACTGCGCCAACAACAACTGCAACCAGACCGCCACCGAGATCTACCGCTATGGGCCCGACCTGAAACTCTACCAAAGGGTAACCCAGGGCAACACCACCACCTGGCAGCCCGTAAGGCGTAACAACAACGACGTGTACTTTAACGGGGTCATCTTCAGCGACGGCGAAATCCAGAACCTGTCCGGACCAAGCAGGACAAATGCCAACGACCCCAACACGGCTGGGCCTGCCTTGGCCGAGTTTGCCCAGATCACCGTGGCCGCCAACAACACCATCCAGATCACTGGGGATCTCAAGTACGAAAACCCGCCCTGCTCAGGGACACCCACGCGGAACCCCAACGGCACCGTGAACCCGGCCAGCTGCGATAACCTCTCGGCTGAAAACGTGCTGGGCATCTTCAGCCAAAACGGCGATGTCTTAATCGATCAGGGCGCGCCTAGGGATCTTCACATTCACGGAACCCTCATGAGCGCCAGGGGCGTGGTGCAGGTAGAAAACTACAATTCCATAGCCAACAAGGGCAACGTGTACCTCATCGGCGGGATCATCGAAAGGTTCTACGGGGCCTTTGGCACCTTCAACCCACAAACCGGGCAGAACAACACGGGATACGGGCGGGCTTTCACCTACGACCGCCGCTTCCTCCAGGGGTTAGCACCACCCTTCTTCCCCACCACGGGCGTTGACCAGGTGATGGGGGTGAGCGTGTTCAGCTACGGGCAACGGGAACAGGTGTACTGA
- a CDS encoding prepilin-type N-terminal cleavage/methylation domain-containing protein — protein sequence MRAKGLGNRGLSLVEVLLALTIFGIVMAIAYGSVVQFMQTRSDLDATVSAQAKLRRIVEVFTQDLRSAVFGGLASTPYPTGRNSISFALIDGGAGYPVLPHDSGNNNSFKQAAEVKILALATQASQIGINRGDYVLMVNRNGDGVILPVTGVNAVGGQANRWHVVHAGCGNTIDYTPNTLLFRVRTVGLTYDPATKQLSYREGSGNPLPMAFDLTGFRIDYVYEAGSQDVLVNPGPYNYGAPSASPPYQFTAAGKTYTLKRLSLTLSAGFASRGRTFERTYTSQVELSSNTQYQVKRIIPCQ from the coding sequence ATGCGCGCAAAGGGTCTTGGAAATCGGGGGCTTTCGCTGGTTGAGGTCCTTCTGGCCCTTACCATTTTCGGTATCGTAATGGCCATCGCCTACGGCAGCGTCGTCCAGTTTATGCAGACCCGCTCCGACCTAGATGCCACGGTAAGCGCTCAAGCCAAGCTCCGGCGGATCGTGGAGGTCTTTACCCAAGACCTGCGCAGCGCCGTATTCGGGGGCCTGGCCTCCACGCCTTACCCTACGGGGAGGAACAGCATCTCCTTCGCCCTCATCGACGGGGGAGCAGGGTATCCGGTTCTGCCTCACGACAGCGGCAACAACAACAGCTTCAAACAAGCGGCGGAGGTCAAAATTCTCGCCCTGGCAACCCAGGCTTCGCAAATCGGCATCAACCGAGGGGATTATGTCCTCATGGTCAACCGCAATGGGGATGGGGTCATCCTCCCGGTAACTGGCGTCAACGCCGTGGGTGGCCAAGCCAACCGGTGGCACGTGGTCCATGCGGGGTGCGGCAACACCATTGACTACACTCCCAATACGCTGCTCTTTCGCGTCCGAACCGTGGGCCTAACCTACGACCCTGCCACCAAACAACTGTCTTACAGGGAAGGCTCGGGCAACCCCCTTCCCATGGCCTTTGACCTCACAGGCTTCCGCATCGATTACGTCTATGAAGCGGGCAGCCAGGATGTGTTGGTGAATCCTGGCCCTTACAACTATGGGGCTCCTTCGGCCTCACCCCCCTACCAGTTCACCGCCGCGGGAAAAACCTACACCCTAAAACGACTGTCCCTTACCCTCTCCGCCGGGTTCGCATCCCGGGGACGAACGTTCGAGCGAACCTACACCAGCCAGGTGGAGCTCTCCTCCAACACCCAGTATCAGGTCAAGCGGATCATCCCGTGCCAATAG
- a CDS encoding prepilin-type N-terminal cleavage/methylation domain-containing protein, which translates to MKRGGFFRKGLTLVEVLIAITVLSLVLLALNALLVSSLRHTSISGARTQAVQILNYVGRRIVGGETLLLPGSTPLNYGYGSLRQNFPDLPQEVRFANPDLYRVAISNLGTPTWASSLGVGVNEYRILVCWRQGGREHCAEGRTFSAPPSTASPSTPPLEGIN; encoded by the coding sequence ATGAAGCGTGGGGGGTTTTTCCGCAAGGGGCTTACCTTGGTTGAAGTTCTCATCGCCATTACGGTGCTTAGCCTGGTGCTCCTCGCGCTCAACGCCCTCCTGGTTTCCAGCCTGCGGCACACCTCTATCTCGGGCGCACGGACGCAGGCGGTGCAGATCCTCAACTACGTGGGGCGCAGGATCGTGGGCGGGGAAACCCTCCTTCTCCCCGGTTCCACACCCCTCAACTACGGCTACGGCTCCTTGCGTCAGAACTTTCCCGATCTGCCCCAGGAGGTGCGCTTCGCCAACCCCGACCTGTACCGGGTGGCCATCAGCAACCTGGGAACCCCCACGTGGGCCAGTTCCCTAGGGGTAGGCGTCAACGAGTACCGGATCCTCGTATGCTGGCGGCAAGGTGGCCGGGAGCATTGCGCCGAGGGAAGGACCTTCTCCGCGCCTCCTTCCACCGCAAGCCCGAGCACGCCCCCCTTGGAGGGGATCAACTGA
- a CDS encoding type IV pilin, producing MVLVILAVIFTIAAFNGRRTLLGQEQTAFLRTVQGLFWQGATEAASRGAELSLVRQGNRLQLRLGSQTLRTVDIPQGVNLSLPQGTVVRFSPPGKLLDAQGQNLSSPLSFTISIGQRTYAYTVSLIGEVKGAP from the coding sequence GTGGTCTTGGTCATCCTGGCGGTCATTTTCACCATCGCGGCATTCAACGGGCGCCGAACCCTTCTTGGCCAGGAGCAAACCGCGTTTCTGCGAACAGTGCAAGGTCTTTTCTGGCAAGGGGCCACGGAAGCGGCGAGCCGCGGCGCGGAACTCAGCCTGGTGCGGCAAGGTAATCGCCTCCAGCTCCGCTTGGGAAGCCAAACCCTGCGCACGGTGGACATACCTCAAGGCGTGAACCTTTCCCTTCCCCAAGGAACGGTGGTCCGCTTCTCCCCCCCAGGTAAGCTCCTGGACGCGCAGGGCCAGAACCTCTCCTCTCCCTTATCCTTCACCATCAGCATAGGCCAAAGGACATACGCCTATACGGTCTCGCTCATCGGTGAGGTCAAGGGGGCACCATGA